The DNA window TCATGGTACCTTCTTTTATACCTTTAAATGCCTATTGAAAAATGTATGAATATAAGTAAAAATCTATTTAGAAGGACAAAGAAAGTCAAAGTCAAAAGAGAGGTGTAAAAATGCCAAGATTGAGCAATATAATAGAAGAATTTATAAAGGAACTTTTAGAAGAAACTGAAGATGGTATTGTGGAAATTCAGAGAAATGAATTGGCGGATTATTTCGATTGCGCTCCTTCTCAAATCAACTATGTGCTTACAACTAGATTTACTCCATATATGGGGTATTATGTTGAGAGTAGAAGGGGCGGAGGTGGGTATATAAAAATTGTAAAGGTAGGAATAGATGATGATGATAATATAAATAATTTGATTGTAAATGCCATAGGAGATTCTATCACCAAAACAAAAGCCTATAGTATAATAAATAGTCTTATGGAAGAGGGCATTATAACAGAAAGAGAAGGAAATCTGATGAAAGTAGCTGTTGGAGATAGATCGCTTTCTCCTGCTACTGACAGGAATGTACTGAGGGCTAATATTTTAAAGAATATGTTATTGATTTTGTTGAAAGAATAGGAGTGATATTATGCTATGCCAAGAATGTGGGAAAAATCCTGCAACTATGCATTTTACTAAAATAGTCAATGGAGATATAACTGAACTTCATCTTTGTGATGAATGTGCAAAGAAACATAAAGAATTTGATTTTGATACAACTTTTTCGTTTCATAAATTCTTAACAGGGCTTATAGATAACATACAAGGAGAGTCATTTAAAGAAGAAAACATTGATATAAAATGTGATGTATGTGGTATGAGCTATTCAAGCTTTAAACAATCAGGAAAATTTGGTTGTTCTCATTGCTATGAGTCATTCAAATCAAAACTTATACCATTGTTAAAGGAAGTTCATGGACACGATACCCATATAGGTAAAATACCTAAAAGAGCTGGAGGAGCAATCGGTATAAAAAAAGAAATTGGAAAACTCAAAAGTCAGTTGGATATCTTGATTAAGAATGAAGAATTTGAAAAAGCTGCGGAAGTTAGAGATAAAATAAAATCTCTTCAAAATGAAATTGAAAATGATTAGAGGTGGTAAAATGATAAAATGGTTGGAAGATAGTGGAGTAGAAGATGATGTGGTTATCAGTAGTCGTATAAGAATTGCTAGAAATCTAGAAAATTTTAAATTTCCTCAAATAATGAACAGAGAAGAAGCTGAAGATATAAGTTTAAAAATATTAAATGTAGCCAAAAAATCTGATGGTTTTAATGATTATAAATTTTATAGAGTAAATGACCTTTCCGTTTTAGAAAAAAATGTATTTATAGAAGAACATTTAATTAGCCCAAATCTTGTGCAAAATCAAGAAAAGGGTAGTTTTCTTTTAAAGAATGATGAAAGTGTTACTATTATGATAAACGAAGAAGATCATCTAAGGATACAATGTCTTTCATCAGGATTAAATTTGGAGGAATTGTGGAGTGCAGCTAACAATATAGATGATATTCTTGAAGAAAGTTTGGATTTTGCTTTTGATGAAAAATTTGGTTACCTTACTTCTTGTCCTACAAATACAGGCACTGGCATGAGAGCTTCTGTTATGATACATTTGCCTTCATTAGTTTTTACGGGATATATGAACAATATTTATCAGGCATTAAGTCAAATAGGGCTTACTGTTAGGGGACTTTATGGAGAAGGGACCAGTGCTTTGGGAAATATTTTTCAAATATCTAATCAAACCACATTAGGTGAAACAGAAGAGGAAATCATTCAAAAGCTTAAGAATGTCATTATTCAAATAGCAGATAAAGAAAGAGAAGTTAGAAATAAATTGCTTAATACAAGACAAATTGAAATAGAGGATAAAGTATTTAGATCTATGGGGATTCTTAAATATTCAAGAATTCTTTCATCTAATGAAGCTATGTCTCTTCTTTCTGATGTAAAAATGGGAATAGAAATGGGTATAATTAAAAATATAGAACCTAAAGAGATAAATAAACTGATGATACTTATTCAACCAGCAAGTTTACAAAAATATTTTGAAACTGATTTGACTGCAGAAAAGAGAGATATAAAAAGAGCAGAATTGATAAGAGAAAAGATTTAGGAGAGGAGGAGTAAAATGGCGATGTTTGGTAGGTTTACAGAAAGAGCACAGAAATCTATACTATTGGCCCAAGAAGAAGCACAGAGATTTAAACACAATTATGTGGGGACTGAACATTTGCTATTAGGCCTTATTGCTGAAGGAGAAGGTATTGCGGCAAAGGCATTAGCTAATGAAGGCGTAGATTTGGAGACTGCTAGGGAACAAGTGGCGAATGCAGTTGGGTATGGAAATTATGAAACTGATATATTGGGATTTACTCCAAGAACTAAAAGAGTATTTGAACTAAGTTTTTTAGAAGCTAGAAATTTGGGA is part of the Sporanaerobacter acetigenes DSM 13106 genome and encodes:
- a CDS encoding CtsR family transcriptional regulator, with product MPRLSNIIEEFIKELLEETEDGIVEIQRNELADYFDCAPSQINYVLTTRFTPYMGYYVESRRGGGGYIKIVKVGIDDDDNINNLIVNAIGDSITKTKAYSIINSLMEEGIITEREGNLMKVAVGDRSLSPATDRNVLRANILKNMLLILLKE
- a CDS encoding UvrB/UvrC motif-containing protein, which encodes MLCQECGKNPATMHFTKIVNGDITELHLCDECAKKHKEFDFDTTFSFHKFLTGLIDNIQGESFKEENIDIKCDVCGMSYSSFKQSGKFGCSHCYESFKSKLIPLLKEVHGHDTHIGKIPKRAGGAIGIKKEIGKLKSQLDILIKNEEFEKAAEVRDKIKSLQNEIEND
- a CDS encoding protein arginine kinase; this encodes MIKWLEDSGVEDDVVISSRIRIARNLENFKFPQIMNREEAEDISLKILNVAKKSDGFNDYKFYRVNDLSVLEKNVFIEEHLISPNLVQNQEKGSFLLKNDESVTIMINEEDHLRIQCLSSGLNLEELWSAANNIDDILEESLDFAFDEKFGYLTSCPTNTGTGMRASVMIHLPSLVFTGYMNNIYQALSQIGLTVRGLYGEGTSALGNIFQISNQTTLGETEEEIIQKLKNVIIQIADKEREVRNKLLNTRQIEIEDKVFRSMGILKYSRILSSNEAMSLLSDVKMGIEMGIIKNIEPKEINKLMILIQPASLQKYFETDLTAEKRDIKRAELIREKI